One stretch of Thermanaerosceptrum fracticalcis DNA includes these proteins:
- a CDS encoding two-component system sensor histidine kinase NtrB, with amino-acid sequence MYYKDVSCYAQNSLKKIEGLGLGEIIPVDWMAIITVSKRGRLIFEGEIDYSNIGPYLHEYLKTHMAEIYRINDVSLAANNNERESLDIILSPIREEENYKVFFVVAGKNLRYREKDLKIVRFTTKIVYENVLLNNEIVQEKNYLRNIFDSTESAIISIDLQGKITTANKAVKAVFGIEPEKIVGNNYERYLGGKARKVLEEGMSYVQEHNNSFLAREILFTNKFRGKIVLDIAFTPLNDSKKNVVGIVLIIRDVTNKRVLERELEQLKQFAILGELAAGIAHDIKNPLMNIRGCARILEKSLLHQPGCQEFLEPIIHEVDRINEVVEQMLSYVDITKQNSYALLNINEVLNKCYNVILCHKESKHIVIERDLASELPLIRGNNVQLQQAFVNILLNAVQSIEKEGMIRIISSDISGEKRILISIIDNGIGISPREIGKIFAPFYSTKKNGTGLGLSIVEKVIKEHKGEIKINSKCNQGTRVDVFLPY; translated from the coding sequence ATGTATTATAAGGACGTCAGCTGCTATGCCCAAAATTCCCTAAAAAAAATCGAAGGCCTGGGCCTGGGGGAGATTATCCCGGTGGATTGGATGGCCATTATTACCGTTTCCAAGCGGGGCAGATTAATTTTTGAAGGGGAGATTGACTATAGCAATATTGGGCCTTACCTCCATGAATACCTTAAAACTCACATGGCTGAGATATATCGTATTAATGACGTCAGCCTTGCTGCCAACAACAACGAAAGAGAAAGCCTGGATATAATTCTTTCTCCCATTCGTGAAGAGGAAAATTATAAGGTCTTTTTTGTTGTGGCTGGGAAAAATTTAAGATATAGGGAAAAAGATTTAAAAATTGTACGCTTTACTACTAAGATTGTTTATGAAAATGTGTTGCTGAATAATGAAATAGTTCAGGAAAAAAATTATCTGCGCAATATTTTTGACAGCACTGAATCAGCCATTATCAGCATTGATTTGCAGGGAAAAATCACAACGGCCAATAAAGCTGTTAAAGCAGTTTTTGGCATAGAGCCGGAGAAAATTGTAGGGAACAACTATGAAAGATATTTGGGCGGCAAGGCGAGAAAAGTCTTGGAGGAAGGGATGTCATACGTCCAGGAACACAACAATAGTTTTTTAGCCAGGGAAATATTGTTTACAAATAAATTTCGCGGCAAAATTGTTTTGGACATAGCCTTTACTCCTTTGAACGACAGTAAAAAAAATGTTGTCGGTATTGTCCTGATTATTAGGGATGTTACCAATAAAAGGGTCCTTGAACGGGAGCTGGAGCAGTTAAAACAGTTTGCAATCCTGGGTGAACTGGCAGCAGGTATCGCCCATGATATTAAAAATCCTTTAATGAATATCCGCGGCTGTGCCAGGATTTTGGAGAAAAGTTTATTACATCAACCAGGCTGCCAGGAATTCCTGGAGCCTATCATTCATGAAGTGGACAGGATAAACGAAGTTGTGGAACAAATGCTTTCTTATGTCGATATTACTAAACAAAACAGTTATGCTCTCCTCAATATCAATGAAGTATTAAATAAATGTTATAATGTTATTCTTTGCCATAAAGAATCAAAGCATATTGTGATCGAGAGGGATTTAGCCAGTGAACTCCCTCTGATTAGAGGAAATAATGTCCAGCTGCAGCAGGCTTTCGTTAACATCCTCCTTAATGCAGTCCAATCCATAGAAAAGGAAGGGATGATAAGAATCATCAGCAGTGATATTTCCGGTGAAAAAAGAATACTTATCAGCATAATTGATAATGGAATTGGAATTTCTCCCCGGGAGATTGGCAAGATATTTGCACCCTTTTATTCCACCAAAAAAAATGGCACAGGGCTGGGGCTTTCTATTGTCGAAAAGGTAATTAAGGAGCATAAGGGTGAAATTAAAATTAATTCCAAGTGTAACCAGGGAACCAGGGTCGATGTATTTTTGCCTTACTAA
- a CDS encoding sigma-54-dependent transcriptional regulator, with amino-acid sequence MTKYRILVADDEEIILRILSRELKNEGYLVDAVSDGEEACKKVQANRYDAAVLDIRMPKKDGIQVLNHIKSITPETIVVIMTAFGTIDNAVETMKKGAYDYITKPFDNNDLLLKIRQAFTIKEKIGQLVGGADDLDVDLVGESRELARLKEKIQKIKDLDTTVLLTGESGTGKSLVAKVIHQAGNRKEEPFIHINCATLPANLMESELFGHEKGAFTGALESKKGKFELAGKGTIFLDEISTLTPSLQAKLLNVLQEKKMERIGGSRSIAVNARIIAATNEILEDLVRRRVFREDLYYRINVVTLECPPLRYRQEDIEPLARYFLNKINKKLGKNVVNISPEVMCILRNYDWPGNIRELENTLESAIALANGDTLHEDDLPLRISSKVKNQNVLEVQDNRPGMLEIQEIEAIKRVLAKYKGHREKAAQELGISRRTLQYKLKKYDLL; translated from the coding sequence ATGACTAAATATAGAATACTTGTTGCTGATGACGAGGAGATTATTTTAAGGATATTAAGCCGGGAGTTAAAAAATGAAGGTTACCTGGTAGATGCGGTTTCCGACGGGGAGGAGGCCTGCAAAAAAGTGCAGGCCAATAGATATGATGCCGCTGTCCTTGATATTAGAATGCCTAAAAAAGACGGTATACAGGTATTAAATCATATCAAAAGCATTACCCCTGAGACGATTGTTGTTATTATGACTGCTTTCGGTACAATTGATAATGCTGTGGAAACCATGAAAAAAGGGGCTTACGATTATATCACCAAGCCTTTCGACAACAATGATTTACTGCTTAAAATAAGGCAGGCCTTTACGATTAAGGAGAAGATTGGCCAATTAGTGGGAGGGGCCGATGACCTGGATGTGGACTTGGTTGGTGAGAGCAGGGAGTTGGCTAGATTAAAAGAGAAAATCCAGAAGATAAAGGACCTGGATACCACTGTATTACTGACGGGAGAAAGCGGTACAGGAAAAAGCCTGGTGGCCAAGGTTATCCATCAGGCGGGAAACCGCAAGGAGGAGCCTTTTATTCATATTAACTGCGCGACCCTTCCTGCTAATCTCATGGAAAGTGAACTTTTTGGCCATGAAAAGGGAGCTTTCACTGGGGCCTTGGAGAGTAAAAAGGGTAAATTTGAACTGGCGGGGAAAGGGACGATTTTTCTTGATGAAATCAGCACCTTGACTCCCAGCTTACAGGCTAAACTTCTAAATGTTTTACAGGAGAAAAAAATGGAACGGATTGGCGGTTCCAGATCAATAGCAGTGAACGCACGGATTATTGCTGCTACTAATGAAATCCTGGAAGACCTGGTTAGAAGAAGGGTTTTCAGGGAGGACCTTTATTACCGGATAAATGTTGTTACTCTGGAGTGTCCACCTTTACGTTACCGGCAAGAAGATATAGAACCGTTGGCGCGATACTTTCTAAATAAAATCAACAAAAAACTTGGTAAGAATGTGGTTAATATTTCCCCAGAAGTAATGTGTATTTTGAGGAATTATGACTGGCCCGGAAACATAAGGGAGCTGGAAAATACTCTGGAGAGCGCTATAGCCCTGGCAAACGGTGATACTCTGCATGAAGACGATTTGCCTTTAAGGATCAGCAGCAAAGTAAAAAACCAGAATGTTTTGGAAGTACAGGATAATCGGCCGGGTATGCTAGAAATTCAGGAAATCGAGGCCATCAAAAGGGTTCTGGCAAAGTATAAAGGTCACAGGGAAAAAGCCGCCCAGGAACTGGGTATTTCTAGGAGAACTTTACAGTATAAACTTAAGAAATATGATTTATTATAA
- a CDS encoding IS1634 family transposase, whose translation MFPRIITTKRKDRTYRYLTLVESYRENGKIKQRQVGNLGNIDLYSQEEIRRLIDKLREFLHDDPYGTTQDLTTYGDKHYGIPYVVNVFWDRLGLTEFINSLLKDRQVEVDVALCTKILVLNRLIAPKSKLGVARWVHRLYLEELEGRPLPDVHHFYRAMDYLEEMKDALERHLYLQLTDLLSLKLTLVFYDLTSSYFEGTHCPLSKHGYSREHRPDRPQINIGLLVTPEGIPIAHQVFEGNVADKTTVPDAIKVLSERFEVGECVFVGDRGMITQDNLRALKEAGFRYIVGFHKRGREVSDQLLEEYQDLSQYTPLGEEGSLLYKEIPAAKVPAEDAAENEEDYLVRYILCHNPAKVAEDQAFREQALQEAEAQLQHLKEWLEKEEPRRGRKPTAKSIMLKVADLLNRKGMARFFDIDYDGNKRLNWQRNQTAIDKESLRDGKFLLKTNSLLPADQVVTAYKNLMQAENAFREIKDFIRLRPIYHYNEHRVRAHVLICVLAYLFEQWLEVLYRRHVENEIQRAKSITDNETREKELKQLKSSYRSGRRILEELDEIKAVDQQFIDKRLYSITLPGEAQKKILGVLELPLPPKVLVKE comes from the coding sequence TTGTTCCCCAGAATTATCACTACAAAACGCAAGGACCGGACCTATCGTTACCTGACCTTGGTAGAATCTTACCGGGAAAACGGCAAGATCAAGCAGCGCCAGGTGGGCAATCTTGGCAACATTGATCTCTACAGCCAGGAGGAAATCCGTCGGCTCATTGATAAACTGCGGGAGTTTCTGCACGACGATCCCTACGGGACCACTCAGGACTTGACTACGTACGGAGATAAACATTATGGCATTCCATACGTAGTGAATGTTTTCTGGGACCGATTGGGTCTTACCGAGTTCATCAATTCGCTGCTTAAAGACCGCCAGGTGGAAGTGGATGTGGCCTTATGCACCAAGATTTTGGTATTAAACCGCCTGATCGCTCCCAAGAGCAAATTGGGAGTGGCCCGCTGGGTACACCGACTGTACCTGGAGGAACTAGAGGGGCGGCCTTTACCGGATGTACACCACTTCTACCGGGCCATGGACTACCTTGAAGAAATGAAAGATGCATTGGAGCGGCACCTGTACTTACAACTGACGGATCTATTAAGCTTGAAACTTACCCTGGTGTTCTACGATTTGACCAGCAGTTATTTTGAGGGTACCCATTGCCCGCTTAGTAAGCACGGTTATTCCCGGGAACATCGCCCCGACCGGCCTCAGATTAACATCGGATTATTAGTGACGCCTGAAGGTATTCCTATCGCCCACCAGGTTTTTGAGGGAAACGTGGCCGATAAAACCACGGTGCCTGATGCCATCAAGGTACTAAGCGAAAGGTTTGAGGTAGGCGAATGTGTTTTTGTCGGTGACCGGGGTATGATTACCCAAGATAACCTCCGAGCCTTGAAAGAAGCCGGGTTTCGGTATATTGTCGGTTTTCATAAACGGGGGCGGGAAGTCAGCGACCAACTTTTAGAGGAGTACCAGGACCTGAGCCAGTACACGCCCCTGGGAGAAGAAGGGTCTTTACTGTACAAGGAAATCCCGGCTGCCAAAGTACCGGCAGAAGACGCGGCTGAAAATGAAGAAGATTACCTGGTACGCTACATTTTGTGCCACAACCCGGCCAAGGTGGCAGAAGACCAGGCCTTCAGGGAACAAGCGCTCCAGGAAGCCGAAGCACAATTACAGCACCTGAAGGAATGGCTGGAAAAAGAAGAACCGCGGCGGGGACGAAAGCCCACGGCCAAAAGTATCATGCTTAAGGTGGCAGACCTCCTAAACCGGAAAGGGATGGCTCGTTTCTTTGACATCGACTATGACGGCAACAAACGCCTAAACTGGCAAAGAAACCAGACCGCTATTGACAAGGAGTCCTTACGGGACGGTAAATTCCTGTTAAAGACCAACTCCCTCCTTCCGGCGGACCAGGTAGTCACCGCTTACAAGAACCTGATGCAAGCAGAAAACGCCTTCCGGGAGATCAAGGATTTTATCCGATTACGCCCCATCTACCATTACAATGAGCACCGGGTACGGGCCCACGTCCTGATCTGTGTGCTGGCCTATCTATTTGAGCAGTGGCTGGAGGTGCTATACCGGCGCCATGTGGAGAACGAAATCCAAAGGGCCAAATCAATCACGGATAATGAGACCCGGGAGAAAGAACTGAAACAGCTCAAAAGTTCTTATAGAAGCGGTCGCCGGATCTTAGAGGAATTGGACGAGATCAAGGCTGTTGACCAACAGTTCATAGACAAAAGGCTTTACAGCATCACCCTGCCTGGTGAGGCGCAAAAGAAGATACTGGGGGTGTTGGAGCTCCCGCTGCCACCCAAGGTGCTAGTTAAAGAATAG
- a CDS encoding PAS domain S-box protein, with protein MKHSGNELEHLLERERRAKLICAALNNFVDLKSNLINVLKHIKELTGCEAVGVRLHDGEDYPYYIYKGFPELFIQKENSLCFKDNTGNKIPAPDGKGYLLECLCGCVIKGNTDSSLPFFTKHGSFWSNDMSRPWGEKLELRSRNYCKACGYESVALIPIKARNERFGLVQLNDMRKGMFSEELIEFMEMIGEQIGLAVQNSLIYTKLEEANKYTKEILDNLPIALTTYDSNFRLTFANRKAQEITGYQLGEMEGLSDKEIANMVYRVENNNKSLLRELTGSINTIKNRIRTIKTRSGDCLKISVDAYKLENGGFLYLFDEAKRVQGLENLQLQTQTILNSVSNLVLMIDSNETIIMCNTALEEAVEMDAEDILGMNILDFMEMIQFSRKDLANKDLNESDINATYEASFITPNGNKKEIIMVAKDVKTFF; from the coding sequence ATGAAGCATTCTGGGAATGAATTGGAACATTTATTGGAGCGAGAAAGAAGAGCTAAACTAATTTGTGCTGCGCTTAATAATTTTGTGGATTTAAAGTCTAATTTAATTAACGTTCTAAAACATATCAAGGAACTAACAGGTTGTGAAGCAGTGGGTGTCCGGCTACATGATGGCGAGGATTATCCTTATTACATATATAAAGGCTTTCCCGAGTTATTTATTCAAAAAGAAAATAGCTTATGTTTCAAAGATAATACTGGTAATAAAATACCTGCTCCTGATGGAAAAGGCTATTTGCTGGAGTGCTTGTGTGGATGCGTTATTAAGGGAAACACTGATTCTTCCTTACCCTTCTTTACAAAACATGGCAGCTTTTGGTCAAATGATATGTCAAGACCATGGGGAGAGAAGCTTGAGCTCAGATCCAGAAACTACTGTAAGGCTTGTGGATATGAATCTGTTGCTTTAATTCCGATTAAAGCCAGAAATGAACGGTTTGGACTCGTTCAACTAAATGATATGCGAAAAGGTATGTTTAGTGAGGAACTAATCGAGTTCATGGAAATGATTGGTGAACAAATTGGGCTCGCGGTACAGAACAGTTTAATATATACCAAGCTGGAAGAAGCAAATAAATATACAAAAGAGATACTCGACAATTTACCTATTGCCCTAACTACTTATGACAGTAATTTCAGGTTAACCTTTGCAAACCGAAAAGCTCAAGAAATAACTGGGTATCAGTTAGGTGAAATGGAAGGACTATCTGATAAAGAAATAGCCAATATGGTGTATAGAGTTGAAAATAATAACAAATCCCTTCTCAGAGAGTTAACGGGAAGTATAAATACAATAAAAAATAGAATTAGAACCATTAAAACAAGAAGTGGTGATTGTCTCAAAATAAGTGTCGACGCTTATAAATTAGAAAATGGTGGATTTCTCTACTTATTTGACGAAGCAAAAAGAGTACAGGGATTAGAGAACTTACAGCTGCAAACTCAGACCATATTAAACTCTGTAAGTAATCTTGTGTTAATGATTGACAGCAATGAGACAATAATTATGTGCAATACTGCTTTGGAAGAGGCAGTAGAAATGGATGCCGAAGATATTTTGGGTATGAATATACTTGATTTTATGGAAATGATACAGTTTAGCAGAAAGGATCTCGCAAATAAAGACTTAAATGAAAGTGATATCAATGCTACATATGAAGCGTCATTTATTACTCCTAACGGCAATAAAAAGGAAATAATTATGGTGGCTAAAGATGTCAAGACATTTTTTTGA
- a CDS encoding two-component system sensor histidine kinase NtrB, translating to MASDITILKKEQQREQQQEKLALLGQMATGIVHEIKNPLTSILGFSQVITLKSQDEKIKGYARLIEIEVHGLNKIVSDFLAFAKPRSPILNEVSLNDIVDSMKLMLETNVVGKGIKISYHLGENIKPVMADENQIKQVILNIVKNAIDVLKGTDNPEIKISSGYSQIMNESFITIFNNGKSMSEEEKRMVGTPFFTTKKKGTGLGLSICHQIMKEHGGRIDFESEPGIGTSFTLHLPTC from the coding sequence GTGGCTTCCGATATAACAATATTAAAGAAGGAACAACAAAGAGAGCAACAACAAGAAAAACTCGCTTTATTGGGGCAAATGGCCACCGGTATTGTTCATGAAATAAAAAATCCCTTAACTTCAATATTGGGGTTCAGCCAAGTCATTACTCTGAAGTCCCAGGATGAAAAAATTAAGGGATATGCTCGCCTTATAGAAATAGAAGTCCATGGGCTTAATAAGATAGTCAGTGATTTTTTGGCTTTCGCTAAGCCCCGCTCCCCTATATTAAATGAAGTTTCATTAAATGATATAGTTGATTCTATGAAGTTAATGCTGGAAACCAATGTAGTTGGCAAAGGGATAAAAATAAGCTATCACCTTGGGGAAAATATCAAGCCAGTTATGGCCGATGAAAATCAGATTAAACAAGTGATTTTAAATATTGTAAAAAATGCAATCGATGTATTAAAGGGCACAGATAATCCGGAAATAAAGATCAGTTCCGGATATAGTCAAATAATGAATGAAAGCTTTATAACTATATTTAATAACGGGAAGAGTATGTCAGAAGAAGAAAAAAGAATGGTTGGAACGCCATTCTTTACAACAAAAAAGAAAGGGACAGGTTTGGGATTGAGTATTTGTCATCAAATCATGAAAGAACATGGAGGAAGAATAGATTTTGAAAGTGAACCAGGCATAGGAACATCTTTTACCCTGCATTTGCCAACGTGTTGA
- a CDS encoding DUF1634 domain-containing protein gives MGKDIINTNFEDRDKKLFSMELFISNALRIGVLISGIVVSAGLIMALLNYKEQAVFPHTLREIWQGLISVQPYSVIDLGLIFLIFTPVFRVIASIFLFLHEKDYLYSAITIFVLFMLILSFTLGKVG, from the coding sequence ATGGGAAAAGATATTATCAATACTAATTTTGAAGACAGAGACAAAAAATTATTTAGTATGGAACTATTTATCAGTAATGCCCTCCGTATTGGTGTGCTTATTAGCGGTATTGTAGTATCTGCGGGCTTAATAATGGCCCTTCTTAATTATAAAGAACAGGCTGTTTTTCCACATACTTTAAGAGAGATTTGGCAGGGGCTCATCTCGGTTCAGCCATACTCCGTCATAGACTTGGGCCTCATTTTCCTCATATTTACTCCCGTCTTTCGGGTAATTGCCTCAATTTTTCTGTTTTTGCATGAAAAGGATTACCTGTACTCTGCCATTACTATTTTTGTTCTGTTCATGTTGATTTTAAGCTTTACTTTAGGAAAGGTAGGTTAG
- a CDS encoding sulfite exporter TauE/SafE family protein, with protein MSPSIFALITLCLSFGFGVLGSLLGLGGGIFIVPILTIFLNVPIHYAIGASIISVIATSSGAAAAYVRDKITNIRIAMFLETATTTGAITGAYLSGVISSKVLYIIFSFIMLYSATMMFRKRNFELPQYDTGHPWAEKLKLNGAYLDNKLEQKVEYKTQGVPQGLGLMYIAGIISGLLGIGNGAFKVMAMDMAMRLPMKVSTATSNFMIGVTAAASAAVYFARGDINPLITAPVAIGVLLGATTGSKIMDKVKNSTLRKIFIPVLLLIAVQMFIKGMGVN; from the coding sequence ATGTCACCTAGTATTTTTGCCTTAATAACATTATGTCTATCTTTTGGTTTTGGTGTTTTGGGGTCGTTATTAGGTTTAGGCGGTGGAATATTTATTGTTCCCATTCTGACCATTTTTTTGAATGTACCCATTCATTACGCCATAGGTGCTAGTATTATTTCAGTAATCGCTACATCAAGCGGGGCAGCAGCGGCTTATGTTCGTGACAAAATAACGAATATTCGTATTGCTATGTTTCTGGAAACAGCCACAACTACCGGGGCTATTACGGGTGCTTACTTATCGGGAGTGATTAGTTCCAAGGTGCTTTACATCATTTTTTCTTTTATTATGCTTTATTCAGCTACTATGATGTTCCGTAAAAGGAATTTCGAGTTACCACAATATGATACAGGTCACCCCTGGGCAGAAAAACTAAAATTGAATGGAGCATATCTTGACAATAAACTGGAACAGAAAGTGGAATATAAAACTCAGGGAGTTCCTCAAGGCTTAGGTCTGATGTATATTGCAGGTATAATCTCGGGACTATTGGGTATCGGAAATGGAGCCTTTAAAGTGATGGCCATGGATATGGCAATGAGACTTCCCATGAAGGTTTCAACCGCCACCAGCAATTTTATGATTGGTGTAACAGCCGCAGCTAGTGCCGCAGTCTATTTTGCGAGAGGTGATATCAACCCTCTTATCACAGCACCTGTAGCAATAGGCGTACTCTTAGGGGCAACAACGGGTAGTAAGATTATGGATAAGGTAAAAAATAGTACTCTTCGGAAAATATTTATACCTGTCCTGTTATTAATAGCAGTTCAGATGTTTATTAAAGGCATGGGGGTAAATTAA
- a CDS encoding phosphatase PAP2 family protein has protein sequence MFSQWLQSAAEFLMVYGSLGLFLVSFAESSFFPLPPDILLIGLSLGEPKLALWYALLTTVASVLGGIFGYFIGIKAGRPLLQKWIAPERIRKMEELFRNYGGWAVAIAGFTPIPYKVFTIGAGIFRINKIVFVVASLLSRGARFFLEGLLLFSMGVKAKEFLSSYLEIITVVVALVVMMLYLIFRSTKIIIGFRKLWIKSRTKLEDLYTKKISPLGAFGNYLIGGLVLGLVFILLFAKLAEDLINNELKLFDQIVIDVINLINSPLTTLIMKGITSMGSPATMIFLALVVLVYLRKVKKHFWDSNMVITALAGSWIMNEILKWAFHRSRPDIARLVKVTGYSFPSGHAMISFAFYGMLAYLMWINLKTKKLKYFFTSLFLFLVFAIGISRIYLGVHYPSDVLAGFAAGGFWLVGCILGLQAIRYYRSNV, from the coding sequence TTGTTTAGTCAATGGTTACAAAGTGCTGCCGAATTTCTCATGGTTTACGGCAGTCTAGGCTTATTTTTAGTATCTTTTGCTGAATCTTCTTTTTTCCCTCTTCCTCCAGATATACTACTCATTGGTTTGTCATTGGGGGAACCCAAATTAGCCTTGTGGTATGCCTTACTCACTACTGTAGCTTCGGTTCTAGGCGGAATTTTTGGTTATTTCATCGGCATAAAGGCTGGAAGACCATTACTACAAAAGTGGATTGCTCCAGAGCGAATTAGGAAGATGGAAGAGCTTTTTAGAAATTATGGGGGCTGGGCAGTAGCAATAGCCGGTTTTACTCCTATCCCTTATAAGGTTTTTACCATTGGGGCCGGGATCTTCAGGATTAATAAAATTGTGTTCGTAGTAGCTTCCCTCTTAAGCCGTGGTGCACGTTTTTTCCTAGAAGGACTTTTGCTTTTTAGTATGGGGGTAAAGGCAAAGGAGTTTTTAAGTAGTTATTTGGAAATCATTACTGTCGTAGTGGCTCTTGTAGTAATGATGTTGTATTTAATTTTTAGGAGTACAAAGATTATTATTGGTTTTCGTAAATTATGGATTAAAAGTCGTACAAAATTAGAAGATTTATATACGAAAAAGATTTCTCCTCTCGGAGCTTTCGGAAACTACCTTATAGGGGGATTAGTCCTCGGTCTGGTCTTTATACTTCTATTTGCCAAGCTGGCTGAAGACCTTATTAATAACGAACTAAAACTATTTGATCAAATAGTTATCGATGTTATTAATCTAATTAACAGTCCATTAACAACCCTAATTATGAAAGGGATAACCAGTATGGGGTCTCCTGCTACTATGATTTTTCTTGCCCTTGTAGTTTTGGTATATCTTCGCAAAGTTAAAAAACACTTTTGGGATTCAAACATGGTGATTACAGCCTTGGCCGGTAGTTGGATCATGAATGAAATATTAAAATGGGCTTTTCATCGTAGCAGGCCGGACATTGCAAGACTGGTAAAAGTTACGGGATACAGCTTTCCCAGCGGTCACGCCATGATTTCCTTTGCTTTTTACGGTATGCTGGCTTATTTAATGTGGATTAACCTAAAGACAAAAAAACTTAAATATTTTTTCACTTCCCTTTTTTTGTTCCTAGTCTTCGCCATTGGTATAAGCCGCATTTATTTAGGTGTTCATTACCCGAGTGATGTTTTAGCAGGTTTTGCTGCCGGAGGATTCTGGCTGGTAGGATGTATTCTGGGGTTGCAGGCTATTAGGTATTATAGAAGCAATGTATAA
- a CDS encoding anti-sigma factor family protein yields the protein MGQCACREIDLSACLDREITPELSSVIEEHLQTCQKCKEALNLMQLLSKAVQELPRPSVNPFLATKVLGQLQTEEISETPFVRLFESWGILSLVALGIVLVPFGSSLFGLMYVLIKNLTIVLNLVVDLSWRVPMSPINLALGAIFMAGGILAFYGFARLYLTMARKELVS from the coding sequence ATGGGCCAATGTGCTTGCCGCGAAATAGACTTATCTGCCTGTTTGGATAGGGAAATTACACCAGAACTGTCTAGTGTCATTGAAGAACATCTTCAAACCTGTCAAAAATGTAAGGAAGCACTTAACCTGATGCAGTTGCTTTCCAAGGCAGTTCAAGAATTACCCCGGCCTTCAGTTAACCCCTTCTTAGCCACGAAAGTTTTAGGGCAATTGCAGACTGAAGAAATTAGTGAGACACCTTTTGTTAGGTTGTTTGAATCCTGGGGAATTTTAAGCCTGGTTGCTTTAGGAATAGTATTAGTTCCCTTCGGTAGTAGCTTATTTGGTTTAATGTATGTTCTTATTAAAAACCTAACAATTGTCTTGAACTTAGTAGTAGATCTAAGCTGGCGGGTACCTATGTCTCCTATAAATCTCGCCCTCGGGGCAATATTTATGGCTGGCGGAATCCTTGCCTTTTACGGATTTGCTCGCCTTTATCTTACTATGGCCAGAAAGGAGTTGGTATCATGA
- a CDS encoding RNA polymerase sigma factor — protein MIDPSLIEQVKAGNLTAFEKLLQSTQQKGFNIAYGILHDTLDAEDVLQEAYLQVFHNIKKLKTAEAFKSWFGKIITHLSFRRSKEKGRFKTIPLHEITQVETTFSDSPETFMVKQEEKEQLIKALKFLPDEYRAALILREWEDYSYQEISEVLDIPLGTVKSRLFSARKMLFNKLKEGDM, from the coding sequence TTGATAGATCCTTCATTAATAGAACAGGTAAAGGCGGGCAATCTGACGGCTTTTGAAAAACTTCTACAGAGTACCCAGCAAAAAGGATTTAATATAGCCTATGGTATTTTACACGATACTTTAGATGCGGAAGATGTTTTACAAGAAGCTTACCTGCAGGTTTTCCATAATATAAAAAAATTAAAGACAGCAGAAGCCTTTAAAAGTTGGTTTGGAAAAATCATTACTCATCTTTCCTTCCGGCGTTCAAAAGAAAAAGGCAGGTTTAAAACAATCCCCCTTCACGAAATAACCCAAGTTGAAACTACTTTTAGCGATAGTCCAGAGACATTTATGGTAAAACAGGAAGAAAAGGAACAACTAATTAAGGCTTTAAAGTTCTTACCTGACGAATATCGGGCAGCTTTAATCTTAAGGGAATGGGAGGATTATTCTTACCAGGAAATAAGTGAAGTCTTGGATATTCCTCTGGGAACAGTAAAATCACGCCTATTTTCTGCTCGCAAAATGCTATTTAATAAATTGAAAGAGGGAGACATGTAA